One genomic segment of Ignavibacteriota bacterium includes these proteins:
- a CDS encoding family 16 glycosylhydrolase: MKIIFNIKNLSFFQQVLLISILANIIFLKEVYSQKNKSDLERIKYLNENLIVDLRVGLWAWSLPTDYGNEGDNDLLDNCHDKPYNGIYFNETLKIYLEKNWRFLPDENNVGISAKWYAIDFDDSKWVSIDAGERWENQGYPNLDGIGWYRKKVYIPNYWNEKEIWIKFSGVNDAYKLFVNGEYVSSVGEANISFAGKASFTNITKNIFCGKENLISVQVNDFGNSGGLWQLPIFITTDENETKNLFKPISSKPFIPEEMGYKLFWEDEFNGIILDKNKWQVRGVGPRAAGFVSSEAVKVNNGFLELSALKKGDSILVCAVGTQNLFMTKYGYFECHAQLQKSEGNWAAFWIQSPGISKGEDPAKFGTEIDIMEYFKKNGDNFVSHNLHWAYGPNQQTIGGLQSFVEGVNEGFHTFSLEWTPEKYVFFVDGLKYYEVNKAISHIDEYIVLSMELPNKLEELVNSKFPDVFIIDYMKVYKKE, translated from the coding sequence GTGAAAATAATTTTTAATATAAAAAATTTATCATTCTTCCAGCAAGTATTACTCATTTCTATTTTAGCAAATATTATTTTCTTAAAAGAAGTTTATTCCCAGAAAAATAAAAGTGATTTAGAAAGAATTAAATATCTCAATGAAAACTTAATTGTTGATTTAAGAGTTGGTTTATGGGCTTGGTCTTTACCAACAGATTATGGCAATGAAGGCGATAATGATCTTTTGGATAATTGTCACGATAAACCTTATAACGGTATTTACTTTAATGAAACATTAAAAATATATTTAGAAAAAAACTGGCGATTTTTACCTGATGAAAATAATGTTGGAATATCTGCGAAATGGTATGCAATTGATTTTGATGATTCCAAATGGGTTTCAATTGATGCCGGAGAAAGATGGGAAAATCAAGGTTATCCTAATTTAGATGGAATTGGTTGGTATCGCAAAAAAGTTTATATTCCAAATTATTGGAATGAAAAAGAGATATGGATAAAGTTTAGTGGTGTTAATGATGCGTATAAGTTATTTGTTAATGGTGAATATGTTAGCTCTGTTGGAGAAGCAAATATTAGTTTTGCTGGTAAGGCATCATTCACAAATATTACCAAAAATATATTTTGCGGTAAAGAAAATCTTATTTCAGTTCAAGTAAATGATTTTGGAAACAGCGGCGGACTTTGGCAGCTTCCAATTTTTATTACAACTGACGAAAATGAAACAAAGAATTTATTTAAACCTATTTCATCAAAACCTTTTATTCCGGAAGAAATGGGTTATAAACTTTTTTGGGAAGATGAATTTAATGGAATTATTTTGGATAAAAATAAATGGCAAGTACGTGGCGTTGGACCAAGAGCAGCCGGATTTGTTTCATCTGAAGCTGTAAAAGTGAATAATGGATTTTTGGAATTATCCGCATTAAAAAAAGGTGATTCAATTTTAGTCTGTGCAGTAGGAACACAAAATCTTTTCATGACGAAATACGGTTATTTTGAGTGCCATGCGCAGTTACAAAAATCAGAAGGAAATTGGGCAGCATTTTGGATACAGTCACCAGGAATTTCCAAAGGTGAAGATCCTGCAAAATTTGGTACCGAAATAGATATTATGGAATACTTCAAAAAGAACGGTGATAATTTTGTTTCACATAATCTGCATTGGGCTTACGGACCAAATCAACAAACTATTGGCGGATTGCAAAGTTTTGTCGAAGGCGTAAATGAAGGCTTTCATACATTTTCCCTTGAATGGACTCCTGAGAAATATGTTTTTTTTGTCGATGGATTGAAATATTACGAAGTGAATAAAGCCATATCGCACATTGATGAATATATTGTTTTAAGTATGGAACTCCCAAATAAATTGGAAGAATTGGTTAATTCAAAATTTCCGGATGTCTTTATAATTGATTATATGAAAGTGTATAAAAAAGAATAA
- a CDS encoding DUF3748 domain-containing protein: protein MQNKNKIIFIPMEEKQLTFSTKNHALDNNDNFSPDGKYLCYDTRATIYNENLANSKSIEKVEIETGKETILWQPQNITGENAAPGVAAVSFHPKINKVIFIHGPFLEEVKERGYYGIRNRNGVEVDAEGNGKITKVDFRDVKNTQTINGAHRGGTHRHEYSRSGNRIGFTYDDYILQNFDRTIGYIEVNPNSPEKSTHYFSVILKPAEKDKSKLGEIEKANDDSWIDSMGTMRAFIGKVRNENGIDYDTDLFVADIPLYVDITTSFSGNETEFPMPPKGIKIRRLTNGFKASGIVRGSLDGKIIAFTALDGNNLKQIYIIAADGSQKNPKKITQLNYDCSFIRWHPNSKYLFFISDGNIYSVTIFSDMENKLFKFTNDKLERTQLVVSQDGKRLAYTIPIQTRDEETKLVKDSVGNDFTQIFIMDINWEKINSSLSI, encoded by the coding sequence ATGCAAAATAAAAATAAAATAATTTTTATTCCGATGGAAGAAAAGCAATTAACATTTAGTACTAAAAATCACGCATTGGATAATAATGATAATTTTTCTCCGGATGGAAAATATTTATGCTATGATACAAGAGCCACTATTTATAATGAAAATTTGGCAAATTCCAAATCAATTGAAAAAGTAGAAATTGAAACCGGTAAGGAAACAATTTTGTGGCAGCCGCAAAATATAACCGGAGAAAATGCTGCTCCGGGAGTTGCCGCAGTGTCTTTTCATCCCAAAATAAATAAAGTAATTTTTATTCACGGTCCATTTTTGGAAGAGGTAAAAGAACGCGGTTATTACGGAATACGAAATAGAAATGGGGTTGAAGTTGACGCTGAGGGAAATGGTAAAATTACAAAAGTAGATTTTCGCGATGTTAAAAATACTCAAACAATTAACGGAGCACATAGAGGCGGAACGCATAGACATGAATATTCAAGAAGTGGAAATCGCATAGGATTTACTTATGATGATTATATTTTGCAGAACTTTGATAGAACGATCGGCTATATTGAAGTAAATCCAAATTCACCAGAAAAGTCAACACATTATTTTTCGGTAATTCTAAAACCGGCAGAAAAAGATAAATCAAAACTGGGAGAAATTGAAAAAGCAAATGATGATTCGTGGATTGATTCCATGGGAACTATGCGGGCATTTATTGGAAAAGTCAGAAATGAAAATGGCATTGATTATGACACAGATTTGTTTGTCGCAGATATTCCATTGTATGTTGATATTACAACATCTTTCTCAGGAAATGAAACGGAATTTCCTATGCCGCCAAAAGGAATAAAAATAAGAAGATTAACAAATGGATTTAAAGCAAGCGGGATTGTCCGCGGCTCTTTAGATGGAAAAATAATTGCTTTTACAGCTTTGGATGGAAACAATTTAAAACAAATTTATATAATTGCAGCTGATGGTTCACAAAAAAATCCTAAAAAAATTACGCAATTAAATTATGATTGCAGCTTTATCCGCTGGCATCCAAATAGTAAATATTTATTTTTTATAAGTGATGGAAATATTTATTCTGTTACAATTTTTTCAGATATGGAAAATAAGTTATTCAAATTTACAAATGATAAATTGGAAAGAACTCAATTGGTAGTTTCTCAAGACGGAAAAAGATTGGCTTATACAATTCCAATCCAGACACGCGATGAAGAAACCAAATTAGTTAAAGACTCTGTTGGAAATGATTTCACGCAAATTTTTATTATGGATATCAATTGGGAAAAAATAAATTCTTCGTTATCAATTTAA
- a CDS encoding metallophosphoesterase → MKTITYNFFYLLLFLFTNCSPFKEINNIKIGMCSDVHLPTMHDSKERITKFIDSMNTAKPDFIIELGDFVIPKLQFDSMYAIWNSFKGKKYHVIGNHEMDGGTTLEQALAYRKMESSYYSFSQNGFKFIILNGNDKKDVNQKGYSTFIGKEQIIWLQEQLINADEPIIIFSHQGIGTDPNNPNERYSVENSKDIRALFEHHNISNKISKIICCFNGHTHHDFAEEINGIWYVTINSMAYKWLGEEYEFIRYSEEIDKKFKWIKYTAPYKDPLFTIVEISSEGFIKIVGKKSEYVGPSPWELGYPEHLRKFVKSEITERYLEFTLE, encoded by the coding sequence ATGAAAACAATAACTTATAATTTTTTTTATCTTCTTTTGTTTTTATTTACGAATTGTTCTCCATTTAAAGAAATTAATAATATAAAAATTGGAATGTGTTCAGATGTACATCTTCCAACAATGCATGATTCAAAAGAAAGAATTACAAAGTTTATTGATAGTATGAATACTGCGAAGCCGGATTTTATTATTGAGCTTGGAGATTTTGTTATTCCCAAATTACAATTTGATTCTATGTATGCAATTTGGAATTCGTTCAAAGGAAAAAAATATCATGTAATTGGAAATCATGAAATGGACGGAGGAACAACATTAGAACAAGCATTGGCATATAGAAAAATGGAAAGTTCATATTATTCCTTCTCGCAAAATGGATTTAAATTTATTATACTTAATGGAAATGATAAAAAAGATGTAAATCAAAAAGGTTACAGCACTTTTATCGGCAAAGAACAAATTATTTGGCTGCAAGAACAATTAATAAATGCAGATGAACCAATAATAATTTTTTCACATCAGGGAATTGGAACAGATCCGAACAATCCAAATGAAAGATATTCTGTTGAAAATTCCAAAGATATTAGAGCCTTGTTTGAACATCATAATATTTCAAATAAAATAAGTAAAATAATCTGCTGTTTTAATGGGCATACTCATCACGATTTTGCAGAAGAAATAAATGGAATTTGGTACGTTACAATAAATTCTATGGCGTATAAATGGCTTGGTGAAGAATATGAATTTATTAGATATAGTGAAGAAATTGATAAAAAATTTAAATGGATAAAATATACTGCGCCTTATAAAGATCCGCTTTTTACGATTGTTGAAATATCTTCCGAAGGATTTATTAAAATTGTTGGAAAAAAATCTGAATATGTGGGTCCATCTCCTTGGGAATTAGGTTATCCCGAACATTTACGAAAATTTGTAAAATCGGAAATCACAGAACGGTATTTAGAATTTACTTTGGAATAA
- a CDS encoding glycoside hydrolase family 3 C-terminal domain-containing protein codes for MNLLITFIKIYIVIIILSIFSIELSAQNNTSIEEKAKELISQMTVEEKIGMIVGDGRFLPSADSKMENINDVYIANRNSKIVIPRLSLKSTALTDGPSGINKDEAPQGAKEYTYTTAFPTSTSLAATWNTEIAEQIGEAFGNELLEYDYDVVLMPALNLHRNPKCGRNFEYYSEDPLLSGKMAASIVKGIQSNGVGATLKHFLANNQETNRRKYNAVISQRALREIYLRGFEIAVKESQPKAIMTSYNKLNGFYTAEIPELLQDIVRKEWGFTGLFMTDFDGYYGDAVAKVRAGNNMLMSGSMDELNELKNAVKNKTLSESKLDENLIYNMKLKLSSPSMNNYKPSYKPDLKAHAKLARDAASEGIVMLKNNNNTLPINNKITVAVFGKISYHLIEAGTGSGGIRSNKYAITVNDGLKAAGFKILDNLEKTYIDYIEKIRKENLVPDYFNNPKMRADNGIKDNKAPVHFKKRLVAFSNEKNMSIDEIKKYEPKSQIAIITLGRSAGENYENGYLPITETELGLLRNIYEVYHAAGKKVIVVLNVGGVWETESWREYADAILLIWQPGQEGGHAVADIIKGAVNPSGKLPDSFPLKYEDVPSANYFPGLPEDEPINSFYNEGIYVGYRYYETFNVPTAYEFGFGMSYTTFNYSELHLSDTNFESKIIVKVKIKNIGKVAGKEVVQLYLKSPQTKIEKPKYELKNFAKTKLLKPGESQQITFELDQRSLASFWSGISSWVADKGDYEVCIGASSKDIRLKSSFNLQNDIIVEEVHDVLYPNFILNELSQTKK; via the coding sequence ATGAATTTATTAATAACTTTTATCAAAATTTATATTGTGATAATAATTTTATCCATTTTTAGCATAGAATTATCAGCTCAAAATAACACTTCAATTGAAGAAAAAGCGAAAGAATTAATTTCACAAATGACTGTTGAAGAAAAAATAGGAATGATAGTTGGGGATGGAAGATTTCTGCCTTCGGCTGATTCTAAAATGGAAAATATAAATGATGTTTATATCGCAAACCGAAATTCAAAAATTGTTATTCCGCGTCTTTCTCTTAAATCAACTGCACTTACTGACGGACCATCCGGAATTAATAAAGACGAAGCTCCGCAAGGAGCGAAAGAATACACATATACAACTGCTTTTCCAACTTCAACAAGTTTAGCTGCAACTTGGAATACCGAAATTGCTGAACAAATTGGTGAAGCATTTGGAAATGAATTATTAGAATACGATTACGATGTGGTGCTTATGCCTGCATTAAATCTGCATCGAAATCCAAAATGCGGTCGCAATTTTGAGTACTATTCGGAAGATCCGTTACTTTCGGGTAAGATGGCAGCTTCAATTGTTAAAGGCATTCAATCAAATGGAGTTGGAGCAACATTAAAACATTTTTTAGCAAATAACCAGGAAACAAATCGAAGAAAATATAATGCTGTCATTAGTCAAAGAGCTCTACGTGAAATTTATTTGCGAGGTTTTGAAATTGCAGTAAAAGAAAGCCAGCCAAAAGCAATAATGACTTCGTATAATAAATTAAATGGTTTTTATACCGCTGAAATTCCGGAACTGCTTCAAGATATTGTTAGAAAAGAATGGGGATTTACAGGATTATTCATGACAGATTTTGACGGCTATTATGGTGATGCGGTTGCAAAAGTTCGCGCAGGAAATAATATGCTGATGAGTGGAAGTATGGATGAACTCAATGAATTAAAAAATGCTGTGAAGAATAAGACTCTTTCTGAAAGCAAATTGGATGAAAATTTAATTTACAATATGAAGCTAAAATTGAGTTCACCAAGTATGAATAATTATAAACCATCTTACAAACCTGATTTGAAAGCTCATGCAAAATTAGCAAGAGATGCTGCAAGCGAAGGAATTGTTATGCTAAAGAATAATAACAATACACTTCCTATTAATAACAAAATAACTGTAGCCGTATTTGGTAAAATATCTTATCACTTAATTGAAGCTGGAACCGGCAGCGGAGGAATTAGAAGTAATAAATATGCAATTACGGTTAATGATGGTTTGAAAGCAGCCGGATTTAAAATTTTAGATAACCTTGAAAAAACTTATATCGACTATATTGAAAAAATTAGGAAAGAAAATCTAGTGCCGGATTATTTTAATAATCCTAAAATGCGTGCTGATAACGGAATAAAAGACAATAAGGCTCCGGTTCATTTCAAAAAAAGACTCGTAGCATTTAGCAATGAAAAAAATATGTCAATTGATGAAATAAAAAAGTATGAACCAAAATCTCAAATTGCTATTATAACACTTGGCAGAAGTGCCGGTGAAAATTATGAAAATGGTTATCTTCCAATTACTGAAACTGAATTAGGTCTGTTAAGAAATATTTATGAAGTTTATCATGCAGCCGGGAAAAAAGTAATAGTTGTTTTAAATGTGGGTGGAGTATGGGAAACAGAAAGCTGGAGAGAATATGCCGATGCTATTCTTTTAATCTGGCAGCCCGGTCAAGAAGGCGGGCATGCCGTAGCAGATATTATAAAAGGTGCTGTTAATCCTTCCGGGAAATTACCAGATTCTTTTCCGTTAAAATATGAAGATGTACCTTCTGCAAATTACTTCCCTGGTTTGCCTGAAGATGAACCAATAAATTCTTTCTATAATGAAGGAATTTACGTTGGCTATCGTTACTATGAAACTTTTAATGTTCCAACTGCATATGAATTTGGTTTCGGAATGTCTTATACAACTTTTAATTATTCTGAATTACATTTGAGTGATACAAATTTTGAATCCAAAATAATAGTTAAAGTTAAAATAAAAAATATTGGTAAAGTTGCGGGAAAGGAAGTAGTACAGCTTTACTTAAAAAGTCCTCAAACAAAAATTGAAAAACCAAAATATGAATTAAAAAATTTCGCCAAGACAAAATTATTGAAACCTGGTGAAAGTCAACAAATTACTTTTGAATTAGATCAACGTTCATTAGCTTCTTTCTGGAGTGGAATTAGTTCTTGGGTTGCTGATAAAGGCGATTATGAAGTTTGTATTGGTGCCTCATCAAAAGATATTAGACTTAAATCATCTTTTAATTTACAAAACGATATTATTGTTGAAGAAGTTCATGACGTTCTTTATCCAAATTTTATATTAAATGAATTGAGTCAAACTAAAAAGTAA
- a CDS encoding ThuA domain-containing protein, with protein sequence MKPLLDVIFVSFLFIICTFTSIDANYKTQKKILLVYGGWDGHQPTEFKDLILPWLHEQGFDVTVSNSLDIYADSAKMKTFDLIIQTWTMGEITKEQEEGLLKAVQNGCGIAGYHGGLGDSFRSNTNYLFMVGGQFAAHPGGQIDFIVNIENQNDPITKGISDFKVHSEQYYMLVDPGVEVLASTTFSGEHADWVKDVKMPVVWKKKFGKGKVFYSSVGHSMKDFDVYEVYEILKRGILWAIKEN encoded by the coding sequence ATGAAACCTTTATTAGATGTAATTTTCGTTTCCTTTCTTTTTATTATATGTACTTTTACTTCCATCGATGCAAACTACAAGACACAAAAAAAGATTTTATTAGTTTATGGCGGCTGGGACGGTCATCAACCAACAGAATTTAAAGATTTAATTTTACCCTGGCTTCATGAACAAGGTTTTGATGTAACCGTTTCAAATTCATTAGATATTTATGCTGATTCAGCCAAAATGAAAACTTTTGATTTGATAATTCAAACATGGACAATGGGTGAAATTACAAAGGAGCAAGAAGAAGGATTATTAAAAGCTGTTCAAAACGGCTGTGGAATTGCCGGCTATCATGGTGGATTAGGTGATTCGTTTCGTTCGAATACAAATTATTTATTTATGGTTGGCGGACAATTTGCGGCACACCCCGGTGGACAAATTGATTTTATTGTAAATATAGAAAATCAGAATGATCCAATCACAAAAGGAATTTCAGATTTTAAAGTTCACTCCGAACAATATTATATGCTTGTTGATCCAGGTGTTGAAGTTCTTGCTTCAACAACATTTTCCGGGGAACATGCTGATTGGGTAAAAGATGTAAAGATGCCTGTTGTATGGAAAAAGAAATTCGGTAAAGGAAAAGTTTTTTATTCATCAGTTGGTCATTCAATGAAAGATTTTGACGTTTACGAAGTTTATGAAATTTTAAAACGCGGAATTCTTTGGGCAATTAAAGAAAATTAA